In Halobacteroides halobius DSM 5150, the genomic window TAATTTAGCTAAGAAGGAAGTAGAAATTGATAAACTAAAGAAATTATTCAAATAAAAAGAAAAAAGCAAGGACTTTAAAGTCCTTGCTTTATAAATTAATATGCTCGTTCTACTTTACCTGCTTTTAGGCAGGAAGTACAAACTCTAACCCGTTTTGGGCTACCATCAACGATAGCTTTAACTTTTTGTAAGTTAGGTTTTTGAACTTTTTTAGAACGGTTTGTAACATTACGTCCTACTCCACCTTTTTTCTTAGCTTTACCTCTACGTGGTACTTGATTACCACGATTAGAGCCTTTACCGCAAATTTCACAGCATTTAGCCATTGATAAGTACCTCCTTATATATACAAATTATTATTCTCAGTTCCACTTAGATATTTTAACATAAATGATATGTGATTAGCAAGGGTAATTTTGTATTTTTATTATTGAAAGAAGGAGTTTATTGTAGTTTATTGAATAATATCCAAAGTAGGAGGTATAAAGATGAAAGTAACAAAAGAGACTTCTATTTTAAAATTATTAGCTAAAAATCCTAAAGCTAAAGAGATTTTAGCTAAATATAATTTAGGATGTGCCGAGTGTTTAGGAGCTATGGTTGATGATTTAGAATCAGCTGCTAAAGCTAATGATGTAGAGGTTGAAAAATTAATTGAAGAGTTAAATAAGTTAGGGGAGGAATAGGAATGACAGCCCAAAAGTTGACTAATGATTTAGGGACAGTTAATATGTCAAAAGAGGTTATTGCAGTGATGGCTGGTTTAGCTGCTGTAGAATGTTATGGTCTGGTAGGTATGGCAGGGCAAGGAATTCAAGACGGGATTGCTGAGATATTAGGAAGTCAACATTTAGCTAAAGGAATTGAAGTTAAAGTTGTAAAGGATGGAATTAGAGTTGATTTATATATTATAGTAGAGTATGGTATTAAAATTTCAGAAGTAGCTAATAATGTAATGGATAGAGTTAAATATGTATTAGAAAACCAGGCTGGAGTAAAGGTTAGTCAGGTAAATATTAATGTACAAGGAGTGAGGCTCGATCATGTTGAATGAGCAATTAGACCAGGAAGTCGAAGAAGCAGATGCACTAGAATTTAAGCAGATGTTAATTACAGCAACTAAATCTTTAGAAAAAGCTAAAACTGAGATCAATGATTTGAATATCTTTCCTGTACCTGATGGCGATACAGGAAGTAATATGTATGCTACTATCTCTAATGCAGTAAATGAAGCCCAAAAGATAAAAGAAGATTCTGTAGGTAGTGTAGCTGATAAGCTAGCTACAGGAGCATTAATGGGGGCTAGAGGTAATTCAGGAGTTATTTTATCTCAATTGTTAAAAGGATTAGCGGATGGAGTTGGTGATGTTGAGGTTTTAACAGCTGATGAATTAGCAGATGGATTAGAACAGGCAGCTGAGGTAGCTTATCAAGCTGTAATGAAGCCTGTAGAGGGAACTATTTTAACAGTTGCTAGAGAAGTTGGAGCAAGAGCTCAAGAGCTAAAAGGTCAGGTTGACCTGTTAGAATTATTAGTTGAAGTTGTTAATCAAGCTCAAGAAAGTGTAGCTAAGACTCCAGAGTTGTTAGATGATTTAAAAGAAGCTGGAGTTGTTGATGCAGGAGGCAGGGGTTATCAAATCTTTTTGGAAGGATTATTATCTGGTTTAACAACGGATAATTTCACAAGAGATTATTCTTCATCAACTTCGTCTCAGAAACAAACATCTACTACTAGTCAAGAAGGATATGGTTATTGTACAGAGTTTATTGTTAAGGATTCAACGATTGAAGTAGATCAATTTAGAGAAAAAATTGCAGGTTATGGAGATTCTTTATTAGTAGTTCAAGCTGAAGATATACTAAAGGTTCATATTCATACAGCTCATCCAGGCCAGGTTTTAGAAGTTGGAATTAATTATGGAGAATTAACTAATATTAAGATTGATAATATGTCTAGACAACACCAAGAAAGAATGAACTTAGAAGAACAAGAGCAAGAAAGAGAGCAAGAAGAAACTGATCAATTAGCAGTCTTATCTGTGGCAGCTGGAGCAGGGTTGAGTGATATTTTTAAGAATTTAGGGGTTGATTATGTAGTTCAAGGTGGCCAATCAATGAATCCTAGTACTCAGGATTTATTAGAAGGAATTAAGAAGATTAATAGTCAAGAAATTATTATTTTACCTAATAATAAAAATGTTATTTCTACAGCAGAGCAAGTACAAGAATTATCTGATAAGCAAATTAAAGTGATTTCTAGTCGCAATCTGCCCCAAGGTATAGCTGCAATGATGTCTTTTAATCCCCAAGGAGATTTAGAAGAGACTACTAATAATATGACAGAAGAATTAGAATTTGTAAAAACAGGTCAAGTAACTTATGCAGTTAGAGATACTCAGATTAATGATTTAGAGATTGAAGAAGGTGATATTTTAGGATTACTCGAAGGCGATATTAAGGTAACAAGTGATAATTATAATCAAGCTACTCTTGATTTAATAAATAAATTAATTACAGAAGAAGATACTTTGCTTACTATCTATGTAGGAGAGGAAGTTACTGATGATAAAAAGGAAGAATTAGATCAATTATTACAGGAGAACTATCCTCAAGTTGATATTGAAATTTATAATGGTGGGCAACCGATTTATTATTATATTATTTCTGTAGAGTAGGAGTGATAAGAATGGCTAAAATAGCAGTAGTAACAGATAGTACAGCTGATTTAACTAGTAATCAATTACAGGAGTATGATATAACAAGGGTTCCTTTACAAGTCATGATAGCTGACCAGGAGTACCAAGACTGGGTAGAGATTAATCCTGACCAGTTTTTAAAAAAATTAGAGGTTAGTGACCACTTGCCTACTACGTCTCAACCACCAGTGGGGAGATTTGTTAAAGTTTATGAGGAATTAGCTAAAGAGTATGATCATATCATTTCACTGCATGTATCAACCCAATTAAGTGGTACAATTAAGGCAGCTCAATTAGCTGCCGATATGGTTGAAGAAGTAGAAATTAAAGTTATAGATTC contains:
- the rpmB gene encoding 50S ribosomal protein L28, with translation MAKCCEICGKGSNRGNQVPRRGKAKKKGGVGRNVTNRSKKVQKPNLQKVKAIVDGSPKRVRVCTSCLKAGKVERAY
- a CDS encoding DUF1858 domain-containing protein gives rise to the protein MKVTKETSILKLLAKNPKAKEILAKYNLGCAECLGAMVDDLESAAKANDVEVEKLIEELNKLGEE
- a CDS encoding Asp23/Gls24 family envelope stress response protein — encoded protein: MTAQKLTNDLGTVNMSKEVIAVMAGLAAVECYGLVGMAGQGIQDGIAEILGSQHLAKGIEVKVVKDGIRVDLYIIVEYGIKISEVANNVMDRVKYVLENQAGVKVSQVNINVQGVRLDHVE
- a CDS encoding DAK2 domain-containing protein, which gives rise to MLNEQLDQEVEEADALEFKQMLITATKSLEKAKTEINDLNIFPVPDGDTGSNMYATISNAVNEAQKIKEDSVGSVADKLATGALMGARGNSGVILSQLLKGLADGVGDVEVLTADELADGLEQAAEVAYQAVMKPVEGTILTVAREVGARAQELKGQVDLLELLVEVVNQAQESVAKTPELLDDLKEAGVVDAGGRGYQIFLEGLLSGLTTDNFTRDYSSSTSSQKQTSTTSQEGYGYCTEFIVKDSTIEVDQFREKIAGYGDSLLVVQAEDILKVHIHTAHPGQVLEVGINYGELTNIKIDNMSRQHQERMNLEEQEQEREQEETDQLAVLSVAAGAGLSDIFKNLGVDYVVQGGQSMNPSTQDLLEGIKKINSQEIIILPNNKNVISTAEQVQELSDKQIKVISSRNLPQGIAAMMSFNPQGDLEETTNNMTEELEFVKTGQVTYAVRDTQINDLEIEEGDILGLLEGDIKVTSDNYNQATLDLINKLITEEDTLLTIYVGEEVTDDKKEELDQLLQENYPQVDIEIYNGGQPIYYYIISVE